The genomic stretch CATTTCCGGAATGCGAGCTCGCATTGAGCTCGCATTCTCGCAATGCGAGCTCAGTGACCGCCAAGACCCATTTCGAGTGAGTGGGAGAAGCAGAACGCAATATCGAAACATAGCTGCCGAACATCAAAACAAAGAATTCAGAATTGTCgaacagcaaaacaaagaaaacagagCTGGTTTCTGCACATCGAAGCATCCAAAGACCGGAGCTGATCGGAGCATCCAAAGACTGGTTCCGCGAGTGCCGTTTCCCAAAATTTGCCAGCATTACCGTCCCATTGCGACTCTCAAACAGCATAAAGGTTAGGCTTTTCCACTTGCAATGCCTCACTTATAGCATTTTAAGTTTAattaatacttgaatacttgaatCCAAGGACAAGTTCAGATTTGTTGTGAAATTTGGGTTTAATTGATGTGGGTTGTgcttatttttgcaatttttgtggTGGATCTGAGGATATAcgttatattttttgaattcgGGCAAATTTTTCTGTTTCCAATTTGTTGCAGTTTAtttgcagtttctgcaattagtgcagaAAAAGCATGATCCGAGCTCAGATACAACTCAACACAGACGGATCCAACCTCGGATCATTTTGAtacgagctcggatccatagtTGTTCACTCAGATCCGAGGGCTCGTCTGATCATCTGCTGAGACGGATCCGAACCCTGTTGGATCCGAGGGTTGCCATAAagaatccgagctcggatccttgCATTTCATAATAAATGCGAGGtctggtatttttttttttttaattcttttggatTTCGTCGTTCGAAAATTCGAGCTCCGTGAgttcgcatttgctgaatgcgaagaCCCTTTGGACGTAATCCGATGCTCAAAATGCCCCATTTGTAGAattcttttaaaattcatcataatcttttgtttttaaaatcTATTTCGCAGCTATTATTTTTGGTCGAAACACTATCTACATTGGACATTGTATGTTTTACAATTGGAGCTTAGAAATTTTATTAACATCATGTAGTTTATAGATTGGCGCTTTTGAATTTCATGGATATTTGGATTGTTTGACAAGGAGTTTTAGCCCATTTATAGGGGAGACTATGTCGAAATTTTTGTAGATCTTTCTTTGTGAGGGCAACTGACTAATaggtaatttattttatattacaaCTACCATTTCTTATGCATAAGGCTTAATTCGGATTTGATACAAGCCATTAGCTAATTTATGTTATATTACAACTATTGGATGTTTGCCGACAAGTTGAAATAGtatagtttgttaaattttgttccAGTAGAATAGGGCATTAGAATATGAAATACGGATTTATTTTAAGGCGAATTGATGGATTGAAAGTCAATGACCAGCCTTGTAATGTTTTTTGTAATTGACAAAATCTATAATGCTAAAAAAGTGGCAAAATCTGCTACAGGGAAAAACATTAATTTTGTAAGATTCATTGCTAGAATATCACATCATCGGGAATGTGGATCTTGTTATGCGGTGTGAATGTGGAGCCCAAATATATATAACTTTCCGTACATTTCTTACGCTTGTACTTTGAAAATTATAGGGTCTCTTGACAATATGTAGTGTGGCAAATGTGATTACTACTTCATATAAACCCTGTTCGGATtggctggcagggagttttagtgaaatttgtggattggttggcagggagttttagtctatttttaggggagactctgtccaaattttctaaaaatttcgtTCGGAGTTTTAGGCTATTCCTATCGTCATTTATAGCATATTTCATAcctgttttcaattttttcataaacatcTGGATCGAAATTAGTCTATTTAATAGTTCCAATTTCGACCTAGAGTCCACCCTCTTTCATTTGTTTGGACCCTTGGACTACTAATTCTAATATATTGTCCCCAAAATAGGGATTCATTTCACAGACATGTCTGTAGAAAGACCTCTGCGGGTAAACCTATACTGGGGAGGACAAATACATTACGAGGGTGACTTTATTTGTTATTTGCCTCGTACTTCCAACCGGACATTCACTTTGAGGCATAGAATTGGATACGGGGAGTTGGTTGACAGGATTTACCATTATATTGGGGTCGATAAAGGGATGTTCAAGCCGAAATTATTTTTTCGTCAACCGTTGGAGAGTTCCAAATATACTGTTTCTGCAGTGGTGGATGATAAAACTCTTGATGTAATGTACGATCTTTGGATCGAAAGAGTTTCATACATGACGGAGATTTATATCGAGAAGGAAGAAATCGTCCAAATGCCTGTAGTTAATAGCGTATTCACTGGACCAATAGGTAATGTTGGTCCAATGATGTCGCTTATACATGCATTCATGGATCCAACAAAGTTTAACTTCGGTTCTAGTTCAATCGTTCCAGAGACTTCATCGGCATGTCACTATATGCATGATGATCGATCTATGGATTCATTAGAACCAAGGCTCACATCAGGGTCCATGGGTGCCCAGGAATATTTTCATGGCCTggatttgattccaagttttgGAGATCCAGGTCCATTATGCCATATTTATCCACATGGGATCGAGTCTAACCCTGGTCAAGGTTGTCGCAGTTCAGCCGAAGATGATGTATATGCTAGTATACATGATAGGCTCCTTGGCTCTCTTGAAGATGATCCGGAAGAAGATGACCCGGAAGTTGATGCGGAAGAGGTTGAAGAGTCGGAGTCGCAAGATGTGTCTGGTAGTGACTCGGATGATGAGCATGAAGGTGGGGATTTAAGAGTAAACCTCGATATGTTCCAAGAGGACAGACGCAATAGCACAGCTGGCAGCTCTGCATATGTTCCAAGAGGAATGACATTTTTCTCCGATCTTAGGAGCATAGATGATGATGATATAGAAAAGGAGGATGGATTGGAGCGTATTGTAACATTCAGTGAGGAGAATAATAATATACGTCTCCATATGAGATTTGAGAGTAAGCAGCAGCTCAGCCGGGCAGTTAGGATGTGGTCCATCAATCACAATAGGGAGTTCAGAGTTATTGAGAGTAAGAGTAACACGTGGTTTGCTAAATGCAaatcatcaattgaaagaaCTCCTTCCACTTCAACCGCGCCATGGTATCCACCATGCGACTGGTATGTTAGAGCCGTAAAGAAAAAGACCCATGGAATGTGGCAAATTACAAAATGGGTCAATGACCATAACTGCTTGGGCGACATGATTAGAAATAACAATACAAGCCTGACGGCTTCCGTTATTTCAAGGCACATCCTCCGTAGCATTGAAGATGACCCTGGATTAAAGGTCAAGAACATACTAAATTCCGTTAAAGAAAACTTGAAGGTTGATGTGTCTTACAAAAAAGCCTGGTATGCCAAACGTAAAGCAATTGAGCTTGTGTTTGGATCTTGGGAGGCGAATTTTGCAGAACTACCACAGTATCTCGATGCCCTGGTGCAATCCAATCCAGGCACCGTGGTGGAGTGGTCACATCATTCGGATAGTTCGGATCGAGTTAAGACCTTTAAGTATGTATTCTGGGCGTTTGGACCGGCTATTTAAGCATTCCACATGTGCAGGCCGGTTATATGCGTTGATGGCACTCATTTGCGTGGCAAATACAAGGGCAAACTCCTTGTTGCAGTCACTCAAGATGCGAACAACAACATTCTGCCAATTGCTTATGCCATAGTGGATGAGGAGACGATTTCCAGTTGGTCATGGTTCATGGAACAATTAAGATATAATATGGCACTTGATCGACATCCTATCTGTGTCATTTCCGATCGCTACAATGGTATCATCTATACCATGACACACTTTGACTATTGGGAGGAACCTTTAGCCTACCATAGATTTTGCCTGCGACATGTTAGGAGCAATTTGATGACACACTTCAAAGGTTTACACCTTAAAAAGTTGTGTTGGGCAATGGGAAGGGCAAGACAATTACGCAAGTGGCGGATGTTCAGAAAAGAACTACGAAGCATGTTCCCAGATACTTGGAATTATCTGTCAGTCATTAGTCCAGAAAAGTGGTGCCTAACACACGATGATGGCCGTCGTTGGGGTATTCTAACTACCAATATATCCGAAAGCTATAATAATGTCTTGCGCGGGGCAAGCCATTTGCCAATTCGTGCATGCATTGACATGACATTTCATCGGATAGTTGCGTTATTTAAGACGAGAAGGGAAGATGCTTCACATTATCGCAATCCTTTTCCCCCAAAGATATGGCGACGTTTTAAGAATGCTGAGCTGAAGGCCGGCGCCCACAGAGTCATTGAGTTCGATGGCCCATCGGGCGTATACAAGGTTATCACAGGGCGGCGTGTCGATGGTAAAGGAGGCAATACGCAAACCATAAGGTTTTTTTATAAGAGATGCTCTTGTGAAAAGTGGCAGAATTACAGGCTTCCTTGTTCACACGCTTTGGCGGTGTGCAGGAATAGAGGTGACAATCCGGGATTTCTTGTGGACCAGCAGTTTACCAAAACAAGGTGGGCCGTCCAGTATTCAGGGAAGTTTAACCCACTGCCGCATCAAGATACTTGGCTCCATCCTGGATGGGAGCTGCAGACAGACAGGAGCAAATTTGTTACACGTCGGGCAGGGCGGGTTGGAGCTAGCAGAATTCGGAATGAGATGGATGAAAGGGATCCAGACGAACCAAGAAGATGTCGAAATTGTCACCAGACGGGTCACAATAGGAGAAATTGTCCGAATTATAGGTCTTGATTTGATCGACTCCCTAGAAATTTGAAACTCATGtcagtgcatttttttttggccGTGGGGTTCGAGCTAGTTCATTTGTGTTCGATTCtggatttattttaaataattacaTTAGTGACTTTCATTGTCGTTTTGTCAAATGCATGTTTCGTTCTATACTTTGATAAGTATTGAAATAACCAGTTTACACGTGCCACCCAACAGTTTTATTCTTTTATCGCTAAATCCCCTATCCATTGATTTGTTGACATATCTGTTAAAGGAATGCTCGGATGATGTGTTATATGTGTTAATGCTCTTGCATATACAGGATATGATATTTTTGAAGAGCTATTGACAGGGAGTTATGGCCGCTTTATAGGGGAGactttgccaaatttttttaaaaatttttaaaatatgacTACAAATACATTGTTGCAGTATATGAATACATAGAGGGATAAAATatgtttctaaaaaaaataactgATAGACATGGAGTTTTAGTCGATGTATGGTGTGTTATATGGTCAaaatttgctaaaaaaaaaagctgtGACCGCGATTTATAGGTCAAAATTGGATACAACTGACTTTTTGGGTTTTACTTATGCATAACTCATGGAATTTAATCGATGTCAGATATTTGCTTGGGATTATGGCCGACACTCCTATCCCTGCAGGCCTACATCCAGGACCATACGTGCACGACATTATATCGGCGGGAACTGCACACCGGGCACATTCCATTTTTCACGGACATATTGAGAGCAATCAGTTAGATGTCAGACGGTGTGACAGAGGATTTTGGGAGCATACGCCTACTCCTGATCGGGTTTGTCGTTATATTGCCTTGGNNNNNNNNNNNNNNNNNNNNNNNNNNNNNNNNNNNNNNNNNNNNNNNNNNNNNNNNNNNNNNNNNNNNNNNNNNNNNNNNNNNNNNNNNNNNNNNNNNNNNNNNNNNNNNNNNNNNNNNNNNNNNNNNNNNNNNNNNNNNNNNNNNNNNNNNNNNNNNNNNNNNNNNNNNNNNNNNNNNNNNNNNNNNNNNNNNNNNNNNNNNNNNNNNNNNNNNNNNNNNNNNNNNNNNNNNNNNNNNNNNNNNNNNNNNNNNNNNNNNNNNNNNNNNNNNNNNNNNNNNNNNNNNNNNNNNNNNNNNNNNNNNNNNNNNNNNNNNNNNNNNNNNNNNNNNNNNNNNNNNNNNNNNNNNNNNNNNNNNNNNNNNNNNNNNNNNNNNNNNNNNNNNNNNNNNNNNNNNNNNNNNNNNNNNNNNNNNNNNNNNNNNNNNNNNNNNNNNNNNNNNNNNNNNNNNNNNNNNNNNNNNNNNNNNNNNNNNNNNNNNNNNNNNNNNNNNNNNNNNNNNNNNNNNNNNNNNNNNNNNNNNNNNNNNNNNNNNNNNNNNNNNNNNNNNNNNNNNNNNNNNNNNNNNNNNNNNNNNNNNNNNNNNNNNNNNNNNNNNNNNNNNNNNNNNNNNNNNNNNNNNNNNNNNNNNNNNNNNNNNNNNNNNNNNNNNNNNNNNNNNNNNNNNNNNNNNNNNNNNNNNNNNNNNNNNNNNNNNNNNNNNNNNNNNNNNNNNNNNNNNNNNNNNNNNNNNNNNNNNNNNNNNNNNNNNNNNNNNNNNNNNNNNNNNNNNNNNNNNNNNNNNNNNNNNNNNNNNNNNNNNNNNNNNNNNNNNNNNNNNNNNNNNNNNNNNNNNNNNNNNNNNNNNNNNNNNNNNNNNNNNNNNNNNNNNNNNNNNNNNNNNNNNNNNNNNNNNNNNNNNNNNNNNNNNNNNNNNNNNNNNNNNNNNNNNNNNNNNNNNNNNNNNNNNNNNNNNNNNNNNNNNNNNNNNNNNNNNNNNNNNNNNNNNNNNNNNNNNNNNNNNNNNNNNNNNNNNNNNNNNNNNNNNNNNNNNNNNNNNNNNNNNNNNNNNNNNNNNNNNNNNNNNNNNNNNNNNNNNNNNNNNNNNNNNNNNNNNNNNNNNNNNNNNNNNNNNNNNNNNNNNNNNNNNNNNNNNNNNNNNNNNNNNNNNNNNNNNNNNNNNNNNNNNNNNNNNNNNNNNNNNNNNNNNNNNNNNNNNNNNNNNNNNNNNNNNNNNNNNNNNNNNNNNNNNNNNNNNNNNNNNNNNNNNNNNNNNNNNNNNNNNNNNNNNNNNNNNNNNNNNNNNNNNNNNNNNNNNNNNNNNNNNNNNNNNNNNNNNNNNNNNNNNNNNNNNNNNNNNNNNNNNNNNNNNNNNNNNNNNNNNNNNNNNNNNNNNNNNNNNNNNNNNNNNNNNNNNNNNNNNNNNNNNNNNNNNNNNNNNNNNNNNNNNNNNNNNNNNNNNNNNNNNNNNNNNNNNNNNNNNNNNNNNNNNNNNNNNNNNNNNNNNNNNNNNNNNNNNNNNNNNNNNNNNNNNNNNNNNNNNNNNNNNNNNNNNNNNNNNNNNNNNNNNNNNNNNNNNNNNNNNNNNNNNNNNNNNNNNNNNNNNNNNNNNNNNNNNNNNNNNNNNNNNNNNNNNNNNNNNNNNNNNNNNNNNNNNNNNNNNNNNNNNNNNNNNNNNNNNNNNNNNNNNNNNNNNNNNNNNNNNNNNNNNNNNNNNNNNNNNNNNNNNNNNNNNNNNNNNNNNNNNNNNNNNNNNNNNNNNNNNNNNNNNNNNNNNNNNNNNNNNNNNNNNNNNNNNNNNNNNNNNNNNNNNNNNNNNNNNNNNNNNNNNNNNNNNNNNNNNNNNNNNNNNNNNNNNNNNNNNNNNNNNNNNNNNNNNNNNNNNNNNNNNNNNNNNNNNNNNNNNNNNNNNNNNNNNNNNNNNNNNNNNNNNNNNNNNNNNNNNNNNNNNNNNNNNNNNNNNNNNNNNNNNNNNNNNNNNNNNNNNNNNNNNNNNNNNNNNNNNNNNNNNNNNNNNNNNNNNNNNNNNNNNNNNNNNNNNNNNNNNNNNNNNNNNNNNNNNNNNNNNNNNNNNNNNNNNNNNNNNNNNNNNNNNNNNNNNNNNNNNNNNNNNNNNNNNNNNNNNNNNNNNNNNNNNNNNNNNNNNNNNNNNNNNNNNNNNNNNNNNNNNNNNNNNNNNNNNNNNNNNNNNNNNNNNNNNNNNNNNNNNNNNNNNNNNNNNNNNNNNNNNNNNNNNNNNNNNNNNNNNNNNNNNNNNNNNNNNNNNNNNNNNNNNNNNNNNNNNNNNNNNNNNNNNNNNNNNNNNNNNNNNNNNNNNNNNNNNNNNNNNNNNNNNNNNNNNNNNNNNNNNNNNNNNNNNNNNNNNNNNNNNNNNNNNNNNNNNNNNNNNNNNNNNNNNNNNNNNNNNNNNNNNNNNNNNNNNNNNNNNNNNNNNNNNNNNNNNNNNNNNNNNNNNNNNNNNNNNNNNNNNNNNNNNNNNNNNNNNNNNNNNNNNNNNNNNNNNNNNNNNNNNNNNNNNNNNNNNNNNNNNNNNNNNNNNNNNNNNNNNNNNNNNNNNNNNNNNNNNNNNNNNNNNNNNNNNNNNNNNNNNNNNNNNNNNNNNNNNNNNNNNNNNNNNNNNNNNNNNNNNNNNNNNNNNNNNNNNNNNNNNNNNNNNNNNNNNNNNNNNNNNNNNNNNNNNNNNNNNNNNNNNNNNNNNNNNNNNNNNNNNNNNNNNNNNNNNNNNNNNNNNNNNNNNNNNNNNNNNNNNNNNNNNNNNNNNNNNNNNNNNNNNNNNNNNNNNNNNNNNNNNNNNNNNNNNNNNNNNNNNNNNNNNNNNNNNNNNNNNNNNNNNNNNNNNNNNNNNNNNNNNNNNNNNNNNNNNNNNNNNNNNNNNNNNNNNNNNNNNNNNNNNNNNNNNNNNNNNNNNNNNNNNNNNNNNNNNNNNNNNNNNNNNNNNNNNNNNNNNNNNNNNNNNNNNNNNNNNNNNNNNNNNNNNNNNNNNNNNNNNNNNNNNNNNNNNNNNNNNNNNNNNNNNNNNNNNNNNNNNNNNNNNNNNNNNNNNNNNNNNNNNNNNNNNNNNNNNNNNNNNNNNNNNNNNNNNNNNNNNNNNNNNNNNNNNNNNNNNNNNNNNNNNNNNNNNNNNNNNNNNNNNNNNNNNNNNNNNNNNNNNNNNNNNNNNNNNNNNNNNNNNNNNNNNNNNNNNNNNNNNNNNNNNNNNNNNNNNNNNNNNNNNNNNNNNNNNNNNNNNNNNNNNNNNNNNNNNNNNNNNNNNNNNNNNNNNNNNNNNNNNNNNNNNNNNNNNNNNNNNNNNNNNNNNNNNNNNNNNNNNNNNNNNNNNNNNNNNNNNNNNNNNNNNNNNNNNNNNNNNNNNNNNNNNNNNNNNNNNNNNNNNNNNNNNNNNNNNNNNNNNNNNNNNNNNNNNNNNNNNNNNNNNNNNNNNNNNNNNNNNNNNNNNNNNNNNNNNNNNNNNNNNNNNNNNNNNNNNNNNNNNNNNNNNNNNNNNNNNNNNNNNNNNNNNNNNNNNNNNNNNNNNNNNNNNNNNNNNNNNNNNNNNNNNNNNNNNNNNNNNNNNNNNNNNNNNNNNNNNNNNNNNNNNNNNNNNNNNNNNNNNNNNNNNNNNNNNNNNNNNNNNNNNNNNNNNNNNNNNNNNNNNNNNNNNNNNNNNNNNNNNNNNNNNNNNNNNNNNNNNNNNNNNNNNNNNNNNNNNNNNNNNNNNNNNNNNNNNNNNNNNNNNNNNNNNNNNNNNNNNNNNNNNNNNNNNNNNNNNNNNNNNNNNNNNNNNNNNNNNNNNNNNNNNNNNNNNNNNNNNNNNNNNNNNNNNNNNNNNNNNNNNNNNNNNNNNNNNNNNNNNNNNNNNNNNNNNNNNNNNNNNNNNNNNNNNNNNNNNNNNNNNNNNNNNNNNNNNNNNNNNNNNNNNNNNNNNNNNNNNNNNNNNNNNNNNNNNNNNNNNNNNNNNNNNNNNNNNNNNNNNNNNNNNNNNNNNNNNNNNNNNNNNNNNNNNNNNNNNNNNNNNNNNNNNNNNNNNNNNNNNNNNNNNNNNNNNNNNNNNNNNNNNNNNNNNNNNNNNNNNNNNNNNNNNNNNNNNNNNNNNNNNNNNNNNNNNNNNNNNNNNNNNNNNNNNNNNNNNNNNNNNNNNNNNNNNNNNNNNNNNNNNNNNNNNNNNNNNNNNNNNNNNNNNNNNNNNNNNNNNNNNNNNNNNNNNNNNNNNNNNNNNNNNNNNNNNNNNNNNNNNNNNNNNNNNNNNNNNNNNNNNNNNNNNNNNNNNNNNNNNNNNNNNNNNNNNNNNNNNNNNNNNNNNNNNNNNNNNNNNNNNNNNNNNNNNNNNNNNNNNNNNNNNNNNNNNNNNNNNNNNNNNNNNNNNNNNNNNNNNNNNNNNNNNNNNNNNNNNNNNNNNNNNNNNNNNNNNNNNNNNNNNNNNNNNNNNNNNNNNNNNNNNNNNNNNNNNNNNNNNNNNNNNNNNNNNNNNNNNNNNNNNNNNNNNNNNNNNNNNNNNNNNNNNNNNNNNNNNNNNNNNNNNNNNNNNNNNNNNNNNNNNNNNNNNNNNNNNNNNNNNNNNNNNNNNNNNNNNNNNNNNNNNNNNNNNNNNNNNNNNNNNNNNNNNNNNNNNNNNNNNNNNNNNNNNNNNNNNNNNNNNNNNNNNNNNNNNNNNNNNNNNNNNNNNNNNNNNNNNNNNNNNNNNNNNNNNNNNNNNNNNNNNNNNNNNNNNNNNNNNNNNNNNNNNNNNNNNNNNNNNNNNNNNNNNNNNNNNNNNNNNNNNNNNNNNNNNNNNNNNNNNNNNNNNNNNNNNNNNNNNNNNNNNNNNNNNNNNNNNNNNNNNNNNNNNNNNNNNNNNNNNNNNNNNNNNNNNNNNNNNNNNNNNNNNNNNNNNNNNNNNNNNNNNNNNNNNNNNNNNNNNNNNNNNNNNNNNNNNNNNNNNNNNNNNNNNNNNNNNNNNNNNNNNNNNNNNNNNNNNNNNNNNNNNNNNNNNNNNNNNNNNNNNNNNNNNNNNNNNNNNNNNNNNNNNNNNNNNNNNNNNNNNNNNNNNNNNNNNNNNNNNNNNNNNNNNNNNNNNNNNNNNNNNNNNNNNNNNNNNNNNNNNNNNNNNNNNNNNNNNNNNNNNNNNNNNNNNNNNNNNNNNNNNNNNNNNNNNNNNNNNNNNNNNNNNNNNNNNNNNNNNNNNNNNNNNNNNNNNNNNNNNNNNNNNNNNNNNNNNNNN from Coffea eugenioides isolate CCC68of chromosome 8, Ceug_1.0, whole genome shotgun sequence encodes the following:
- the LOC113780631 gene encoding uncharacterized protein LOC113780631, encoding MCRPVICVDGTHLRGKYKGKLLVAVTQDANNNILPIAYAIVDEETISSWSWFMEQLRYNMALDRHPICVISDRYNGIIYTMTHFDYWEEPLAYHRFCLRHVRSNLMTHFKGLHLKKLCWAMGRARQLRKWRMFRKELRSMFPDTWNYLSVISPEKWCLTHDDGRRWGILTTNISESYNNVLRGASHLPIRACIDMTFHRIVALFKTRREDASHYRNPFPPKIWRRFKNAELKAGAHRVIEFDGPSGVYKVITGRRVDGKGGNTQTIRFFYKRCSCEKWQNYRLPCSHALAVCRNRGDNPGFLVDQQFTKTRWAVQYSGKFNPLPHQDTWLHPGWELQTDRSKFVTRRAGRVGASRIRNEMDERDPDEPRRCRNCHQTGHNRRNCPNYRS